One window of the Eucalyptus grandis isolate ANBG69807.140 chromosome 6, ASM1654582v1, whole genome shotgun sequence genome contains the following:
- the LOC104449680 gene encoding LOW QUALITY PROTEIN: DNA ligase 6 (The sequence of the model RefSeq protein was modified relative to this genomic sequence to represent the inferred CDS: deleted 2 bases in 1 codon), which yields NRHPVLLLRLRSPLPRRHRHALPPPPSAVAAPSDLPASKLIPGTRFLVDAFRFAGDHSISYFLSHFHSDHYTGLSPAWSRGVVFCSPTTSRLLIDVLGVPARLVVSLPVGEALSIDGCEVRLVDANHCPGAVMFLFKVPGGGGGEFRRYVHTGDFRFRDSMRSEPGLGEFVACDAIFLDTTYCNPKFVFPSQEESIDYVASVIERVGVENRDSAKNILFLVATYVIGKERILLEVARRCGCKVYVDGRKMAVLRALGYSESGAFTEDESETAVHVVGWNVLGETWPYFRPNFVQMKELIVEKGYNKVVGFVPTGWTYEVKRDKFAIRKKDSFEIHLVPYSEHSNYNELREFVKFLKPKRVIPTVGSDIEKLDGKHFHRVQKLFAGLLDETANKKDFLMNFLPRSSEKENIVAGVVATASNDALMQEKEEKLSKEDHSETLDPKFFLGETTDLKKGGFEELDLVSEEREKEILQALQDCLPAWVTRDQMTGLINSSGRNLVDAVSNFYEKETEFYQQVSASASASASASSLQASFMSSSDVHSSPSAPDSVKGSASGTRSMFSKDYKLPTVQLTMTSKSPGKKKRNVSNSPKKKQKSTKKMESSGSGQSRITRFFTKSVANSAQDGGLEANFQPCFKDDKFSSPYNDKIDQFVQIVNGDDSLRSYAASILEKTKGDIDKALDVYYSDTESRPVDNNDISFVSLASGQSVTASDGKFTTGHITLSEKSGSVAAISLERPLAEICTDFVSVPLEKYNPVEHASWRLGDPAPYIHLAQTFDLVEREKGKIKVTSMLCNMFRSLLALSPEDVLPATYLCTNKIAPDHENMELNIGGSLVAAAIEDVCGVKRSKIRDMYNRLGDLGDVAQECRQTQTFLAPPPVLLIKDVFSVLKKISFQTGSGSNARKKSLIVSLMRSCREMEMKFIVRTLVRNLRIGAMMRTVLPAFAQAVVMNSSLEDTSQKSEKIKSLSASILEAYNVLPSLDLIIPSLMKEGIEFSSSHLSMIPGLPIKPMLAKITDGCPSVLKLFESRAFTCEYKYDGQRAQIHKLADGSIRIFSRNGDETTSRFPDLIAIVNESCKPSAVTFILDAEVVAVDRKRGSKLMSFQELSSRERGGRDSLVSLDSIKVDICIFVFDVMFANGEQVLGFPLRERRKVLRELFNDEKKGFFEYVKEMTVDAEDSHLERKDTLTRMNLFLEDALRSSCEGIMVKSLDIDAGYSPSKRAETWLKVKRDYVDGLGDSLDLVPIGAWHGNGRKAGWYSPFLMSCYNPDTEEFQSVCRVMSGFSDSFYVEMKEFFSGDKILSKKPPYYKTAEVPDMWFSPEVVWEIRGADLTLSPVHQAAVGLVHPSRGISMRFPRFIRCVSDRNPEDCSTAADIAEMFQSQSRKMDMSSTV from the exons AACCGCCACCCCGTCCTCCTCCTTCGACTCCGCTCGCCTCTTCCTCGCCGCCACCGGCAcgccctccctccccctccctccgccgtcgccgcccccTCCGACCTCCCCGCCTCGAAGCTCATCCCCGGCACCCGCTTCCTCGTCGACGCCTTCCGCTTCGCCGGCGACCACTCCATCTCCTACTTCCTCTCCCACTTCCACTCCGACCACTACACCGGCCTCTCCCCGGCCTGGTCCCGGGGCGTCGTCTTCTGCTCCCCCACCACCTCCCGCCTCCTGATCGACGTCCTCGGCGTGCCCGCGCGGCTCGTCGTGAGCTTGCCCGTCGGAGAGGCGCTCTCGATCGATGGCTGCGAGGTCAGGCTCGTGGACGCCAACCATTGCCCCGGCGCGGTCATGTTCCTCTTCAAAGTcccgggaggcggcggcggcgagttCCGGAGGTACGTACACACGGGCGATTTTCGGTTTCGGGATTCGATGAGATCAGAGCCGGGGTTGGGAGAGTTCGTGGCTTGCGACGCGATTTTCTTGGATACCACGTATTGTAATCCTAAATTCGTGTTCCCGTCTCAGGAAGAGAGTATTGATTACGTAGCTAGTGTCATAGAGAGAGTTGGAGTTGAAAATAGGGATTCGGCGAAGAACATTTTGTTTCTCGTGGCGACTTATGTCATCGGGAAAGAGCGGATTTTGCTTGAGGTAGCGAGGCGGTGTGGCTGTAAGGTGTACGTGGATGGTAGGAAGATGGCGGTTTTGCGTGCTTTGGGGTACAGCGAGAGTGGTGCATTTACAGAGGATGAAAGTGAAACTGCTGTTCATGTTGTCGGGTGGAATGTGTTGGGGGAGACATGGCCTTATTTTCGACCTAATTTTGTTCAGATGAAGGAGCTTATTGTAGAGAAAGGATATAATAAGGTTGTGGGCTTTGTGCCCACTGGGTGGACTTATGAAGTGAAGCGAGACAAGTTTGCTATCAGGAAGAAAGATTCATTCGAGATTCATCTCGTACCTTATAGTGAGCATTCGAACTACAATGAGCTAAGGGAGTTTGTCAAGTTCTTAAAACCAAAGCGTGTTATTCCTACAGTTGGCTCGGACATTGAGAAGCTTGACGGCAAGCATTTTCATAGAGTGCAGAAGCTTTTCGCAGGATTGCTTGATGAGACAGCCAATAAGAAAGATTTCTTGATGAATTTCCTCCCAAGGTCCTCTGAAAAAGAGAACATAGTTGCAGGAGTAGTTGCTACTGCTTCAAATGATGCTTTGatgcaagaaaaagaggagaagttATCGAAGGAAGATCACAGTGAAACTTTGgatccaaaattttttttaggTGAAACGACTGATCTTAAAAAAGGAGGTTTTGAAGAGTTAGATTTGGTTTCAGAAGAGCGTGAGAAAGAAATCTTACAGGCCCTCCAGGATTGTCTTCCTGCATGGGTTACTCGAGATCAGATGACAGGCCTAATTAACAGCTCAGGGAGGAATTTGGTTGATGCAGTTTCCAATTTCTATGAAAAGGAGACTGAATTCTACCAACAAgtttctgcttctgcttctgcttctgcttctgcttcttctttgcAGGCATCCTTTATGAGTTCAAGTGAtgtccattcatcaccttcagCACCAGATTCTGTAAAGGGCAGTGCCTCTGGAACGAGAAGTATGTTTAGCAAAGACTACAAGTTGCCGACCGTGCAATTAACCATGACCAGCAAGTCtcctggaaaaaagaagagaaatgttaGTAATAGCCctaaaaagaagcagaagagc ACCAAAAAAATGGAGTCAAGTGGGTCAGGACAATCTAGAATAACAAGGTTTTTCACTAAAAGTGTGGCCAACAGTGCTCAAGATGGTGGACTTGAAGCCAACTTCCAGCCATGCTTTAAAGATGATAAGTTTTCAAGCCCATATAACGATAAAATAGATCAATTTGTTCAAATTGTAAATGGTGACGATTCCTTAAGAAGCTATGCTGCCAGCATcttggaaaaaacaaaaggagacaTCGACAAGGCTCTGGATGTATATTATAGCGATACAGAGAGTAGACCTGTAgacaataatgacatttcatTTGTGTCTCTGGCATCAGGTCAATCTGTCACTGCTAGTGACGGTAAATTCACCACTGGCCACATCACGCTGTCAGAGAAATCAGGAAGTGTGGCAGCTATTTCATTGGAGCGTCCATTAGCTGAAATATGCACAGATTTCGTGTCAGTTCCACTTGAAAAGTATAATCCTGTTGAGCATG CTTCCTGGAGACTTGGAGATCCCGCTCCTTATATACATCTTGCGCAGACTTTTGACCTtgttgaaagggaaaaaggcaAGATAAAAGTTACATCCATGCTTTGCAACATGTTCAGAAG TTTGTTGGCTTTGTCACCTGAGGATGTTTTACCTGCCACGTATCTCTGCACAAACAAGATTGCTCCTGACCACGAAAATATG GAGCTAAATATTGGTGGAAGCCTGGTTGCAGCAGCCATTGAAGATGTCTGTGGTGTGAAAAGGTCTAAAATAAGGGATATGTACAACAGATTGGGTGATCTTG GTGATGTTGCCCAAGAATGCCGACAAACACAAACTTTTCTTGCCCCTCCTCCGGTGCTGCTGATTAAAGATGTATTCTCTGTGCTAAAAAAAATAAG TTTCCAAACAGGGAGTGGAAGCAATGCCCGCAAAAAGAGCCTTATTGTGAGTCTCATGCGATCCTGTAGGGAGATGGAGATGAAATTTATTGTACGAACCTTG GTTAGGAATCTAAGGATTGGAGCCATGATGAGAACTGTTCTGCCTGCATTTGCTCAAGCTGTTGTAATGAACTCATCTCTAGAAGACACATCGCAAAAGTCGGAGAAAATTAAG AGCCTATCTGCCTCCATACTTGAAGCATATAATGTACTTCCTAGTTTG GATTTGATTATACCTTCTTTAATGAAGGAAGgaattgaattttcttcatcGCATTTGTCAATGATCCCTGGATTGCCTATAAAGCCAATGCTTGCTAA AATTACCGATGGATGTCCATCAGTATTGAAACTCTTTGAAAGTAGGGCCTTCACGTGTGAATATAA ATATGATGGTCAACGTGCTCAGATTCACAAGCTAGCTGATGGATCTATCCgaattttttcaagaaatggaGATGAGACAACTTCTAGATTTCCAGATCTGATTGCCATAGTTAATGAATCGTGTAAGCCTTCTGCCGTGACTTTCATATTGGATGCTGAG GTAGTTGCTGTTGACCGGAAGAGAGGAAGCAAGCTCATGTCTTTTCAGGAACTATCTTcacgagagagaggaggtaGAGATTCTTTGGTTTCATTGGATAGCATTAAG GTTGATATCTGCATATTTGTCTTTGACGTTATGTTTGCAAATGGAGAGCA GGTACTGGGTTTCCCCCTACGTGAAAGACGTAAAG TCTTGCGGGAGCTTTTCAATGATGAGAAGAAGGGCTTTTTTGAATATGTTAAGGAAATGACT GTGGATGCCGAGGATTctcatttggaaagaaaagataCATTGACTAGGATGAACTTGTTTCTTGAGGATGCTCTCCGTTCTTCATGTGAAGGGATTATGGTAAAATCATTGGACATTGATGCTGGATATTCTCCATCAAAACGTGCTGAAACATGGTTGAAG GTAAAACGGGACTATGTAGACGGATTGGGTGACTCTCTAGATTTAGTCCCAATTGGGGCTTGGCATGGTAATGGGAGGAAAGCAGGATG GTACAGTCCATTCCTGATGTCATGTTACAATCCTGACACAGAGGAGTTTCAAAGTGTATGTCGTGTAATGTCTGGGTTTTCTGATTCATTTTACGTTGAG ATGAAAGAGTTCTTTTCGGGGGACAAGATCTTGTCCAAGAAGCCACCTTATTACAAAACAGCGGAGGTGCCTGATATGTGGTTCTCTCCAGAAGTAGTCTGGGAAATTAGAGGTGCAGACTTAACTCTGTCACCTGTCCACCAGGCCGCTGTAGGTTTAGTTCATCCTTCTCGCGGCATCTCTATGCGATTTCCCAGATTTATTAGGTGTGTGTCAGATAGAAATCCAGAAGATTGCAGCACAGCAGCTGATATAGCTGAGATGTTTCAGTCACAGAGTAGGAAGATGGACATGAGCTCTACAGTTTGA